A portion of the Hoylesella buccalis ATCC 35310 genome contains these proteins:
- a CDS encoding RNA polymerase sigma factor RpoD/SigA has product MRQLKIQKSITNRSSEALDKYLVEIGRAPLISIDEEIELAQKIKKGGPEGERAKDKLVTANLRFVVSVAKQYQHQGLSLTDLIDEGNIGLIKAAQKFDETRGFKFISYAVWWIRQSILQAIAEQSRIVRLPLNQVGSLNKINHEINRFEQENHRRPSISELSDATNIDEDKISQSMMADGHHVSIDAPFQDGEDNTMLDVMPSGEDSRTDRHVDHESMAQELDAVLNKVLKEREIIIIKECFGIGRHEKGLEEIGDQLGLTRERVRQIREKSIAKLRDSGNAKILMKYLG; this is encoded by the coding sequence ATGAGACAATTAAAAATTCAGAAAAGCATTACCAATCGTTCAAGTGAAGCGTTAGACAAATATCTTGTAGAGATAGGCCGCGCACCCCTGATATCAATTGACGAGGAAATAGAACTCGCACAAAAGATTAAGAAGGGCGGACCAGAAGGCGAGAGAGCCAAAGACAAGCTTGTCACTGCCAATTTGCGATTCGTTGTTTCAGTAGCTAAACAATACCAGCATCAAGGACTATCACTGACAGACCTGATTGACGAAGGCAACATTGGGCTGATTAAGGCAGCCCAGAAGTTTGACGAAACACGTGGATTCAAATTCATTTCGTATGCCGTTTGGTGGATTCGCCAAAGCATCTTGCAAGCTATTGCAGAACAGAGCCGCATCGTCAGACTGCCCCTCAACCAGGTGGGATCGCTCAACAAGATTAATCACGAAATCAACAGGTTTGAACAAGAGAACCATCGCCGCCCCTCTATCTCTGAATTGTCGGATGCAACGAACATCGATGAAGACAAAATCAGTCAGAGCATGATGGCCGACGGGCACCATGTGAGTATAGATGCTCCTTTCCAGGACGGCGAAGACAACACCATGCTCGACGTGATGCCTAGTGGTGAAGACAGCAGAACCGACAGGCATGTGGACCACGAGTCGATGGCACAAGAGCTCGATGCGGTGCTCAACAAGGTGCTGAAAGAGCGTGAGATCATCATTATCAAAGAATGCTTCGGCATTGGTCGTCACGAGAAGGGACTGGAAGAAATTGGCGATCAGCTGGGACTGACGCGCGAACGCGTGAGACAAATTCGCGAAAAAAGTATTGCGAAGCTACGCGACAGCGGTAATGCAAAAATCCTGATGAAATATTTAGGATAA
- a CDS encoding cupin domain-containing protein: MVIDFNDLDEQTIEGFKGGKGTLVTRNFADDKCKIMLSTLKPGASTGLHTHVDNCEVVYVLEGTLTCHDDGEAKQVQAGQVHYCPMGHHHYMENLTSSDVRYFAIVPEHH; the protein is encoded by the coding sequence ATGGTTATAGATTTCAATGATTTAGACGAACAGACCATAGAAGGTTTCAAGGGAGGTAAAGGCACACTTGTTACGCGCAACTTTGCGGATGATAAGTGCAAAATCATGTTGAGCACACTCAAGCCGGGTGCTTCGACCGGACTTCATACCCACGTTGATAATTGTGAGGTGGTTTATGTCTTGGAAGGAACATTGACGTGTCATGATGACGGAGAGGCAAAACAAGTGCAAGCCGGACAAGTGCATTATTGTCCAATGGGACACCATCATTACATGGAAAACCTTACCTCATCGGATGTCCGTTATTTTGCCATCGTTCCAGAACATCATTAA
- a CDS encoding tetratricopeptide repeat protein encodes MEYSDSELQQIRNVITSEQNVGEALKSLRTFIHEYELHAFNARISRIESDYELMKSYMRKGLNDPQFEEVYDRLLKTLYVLNADVQLAVFLNENPSYQAAYMDVQSLDADFDVIKKRLEAFVQDIALLSLEPQDAQKAKKQELYDRHQQYVKKLFNALLVSPQWNESTAKFAQELLLSPTIDAIDAQLLLSGVMLSAIQLFDIHQFQTLVQVYCHATDPHLRQRALVGIVLSLPENEGDIYPEIQQTINTLCQNEQTCRELVELQMQMFYCMNADADNEKLQKDIIPNLMKGSNISISRAGIVEKEEDEVDEMLNPGAADKAMEEMERNFNQMMNMQKAGSDIYFGGFSQMKRFAFFTTLSNWFVPFYEDHPELRQVNDKLGGNKFMQLLLESGPFCDSDKYSFALALSSIIDKIPQNMREMLNSQDILGTSVSMEEKNSSAYIRRMYLQDLYRFYRIYHNKNDFHNPFDTSAMENSAFFVMCPYFRESPLKDRMTEVGKFLYKHHFYRELWQLLGAYVDSEDIEYWRLAARAYYREKDYRSADMAYTNVLELNADDMQAIRGKALTGFYLEDYEQAVEYNKKLLEMDATNEHVQLNLAVSLMNNDEIEEGMSLLFKLNYDHPENLSIQRSLAWGYLRQQKPQQAAPIYTRLLANQHRMPTDCLNAGYCQWFLSNMEEAINLFKQYVSETNKERPMPGGNTLLHDVFVMDADLLQQYGIGAKEAFVMEDLVANE; translated from the coding sequence TTGGAATACTCAGATAGCGAATTACAGCAGATAAGGAATGTCATTACATCCGAACAGAACGTAGGCGAGGCCTTGAAAAGCCTTCGTACTTTTATCCACGAGTATGAACTTCACGCTTTTAACGCACGCATCAGTCGTATCGAAAGCGATTACGAACTCATGAAGTCTTACATGCGTAAGGGCCTCAATGACCCCCAGTTTGAGGAAGTTTACGACCGTTTGTTGAAAACACTGTATGTCCTGAACGCCGACGTGCAGTTGGCTGTGTTCCTCAACGAGAACCCTTCGTACCAAGCAGCCTATATGGACGTGCAGTCGCTGGATGCCGATTTTGACGTGATTAAGAAACGATTGGAGGCGTTCGTGCAGGATATAGCGTTGCTTTCGCTCGAGCCTCAGGATGCGCAGAAGGCCAAAAAGCAGGAACTTTACGACCGACATCAGCAATATGTCAAAAAGCTTTTCAACGCCTTGCTGGTGTCTCCGCAATGGAATGAAAGCACGGCTAAGTTCGCCCAAGAACTGCTTTTGTCGCCCACCATCGACGCCATTGACGCCCAATTGTTGCTGAGTGGCGTGATGTTGTCGGCCATCCAGCTGTTCGACATCCATCAGTTTCAAACGCTGGTGCAGGTCTATTGCCATGCAACCGATCCACATCTCAGGCAACGGGCGTTGGTAGGCATCGTGCTGTCGTTGCCGGAAAACGAGGGAGATATCTATCCCGAGATACAACAGACCATCAATACCTTGTGTCAGAATGAGCAAACCTGCCGTGAATTGGTGGAGTTGCAAATGCAAATGTTCTACTGTATGAACGCCGATGCCGATAACGAGAAGCTGCAAAAAGACATCATTCCCAACCTCATGAAAGGCAGTAACATCAGCATTTCGCGTGCGGGCATCGTGGAAAAAGAAGAAGATGAGGTGGATGAAATGCTCAACCCGGGGGCAGCAGACAAGGCCATGGAGGAGATGGAACGCAACTTCAACCAAATGATGAATATGCAGAAGGCTGGGTCGGATATTTATTTTGGCGGCTTCTCACAAATGAAACGGTTCGCGTTCTTCACAACATTGAGCAACTGGTTCGTACCTTTCTACGAAGATCATCCTGAACTCAGGCAGGTGAACGACAAACTGGGTGGCAACAAATTCATGCAGTTGTTGCTCGAGAGTGGCCCATTCTGCGACTCGGATAAATATTCTTTTGCGCTGGCACTGTCGTCAATCATTGACAAAATACCTCAAAACATGCGCGAAATGCTCAACAGTCAAGACATCCTCGGCACCTCGGTCAGCATGGAAGAGAAAAACAGTTCTGCCTACATCAGGCGAATGTATTTGCAGGATTTGTACCGTTTTTATCGCATCTACCACAACAAAAACGATTTTCACAATCCGTTTGATACGAGTGCTATGGAGAACAGTGCGTTCTTCGTGATGTGCCCTTATTTTCGTGAGTCGCCCTTGAAGGATAGGATGACGGAAGTAGGAAAGTTCCTTTACAAGCATCATTTCTACAGAGAGCTGTGGCAATTGCTCGGCGCGTATGTGGATAGTGAAGACATAGAGTATTGGCGACTGGCTGCCAGAGCGTATTATCGGGAGAAAGATTATCGGTCGGCCGACATGGCTTACACGAACGTTTTGGAGCTGAATGCCGATGACATGCAGGCCATTCGTGGGAAAGCACTCACCGGTTTTTATCTGGAAGACTATGAGCAGGCAGTCGAATACAACAAAAAGTTGTTGGAAATGGATGCTACGAACGAGCATGTGCAGCTGAATTTAGCTGTGTCGCTGATGAACAATGACGAGATAGAGGAGGGGATGAGCCTACTTTTCAAGTTGAATTACGACCACCCCGAGAATCTGTCCATCCAGCGTTCACTGGCTTGGGGGTATCTCCGACAACAGAAACCTCAGCAGGCAGCTCCCATCTACACGCGCCTGTTGGCCAATCAGCATCGCATGCCAACCGATTGTTTGAATGCCGGTTATTGCCAATGGTTTCTGTCCAATATGGAAGAGGCCATCAACTTGTTCAAGCAATATGTGTCGGAAACGAATAAAGAACGACCGATGCCGGGCGGCAACACCTTGCTACACGATGTGTTTGTGATGGATGCCGACCTGTTACAACAATATGGCATTGGAGCGAAAGAGGCTTTTGTGATGGAAGATTTGGTAGCCAATGAGTAG
- a CDS encoding TonB-dependent receptor, with product MQKKIVFLMSMMMCLCTSMMAQVTTSAMSGKVTLEGTGEELIGATVQAVHEPSGTTYSAVTNVNGRFNIQGMRTGGPYAVTVSYVGHQTKTYKDITLQLGEVYNLGVTLSEDAAMLGEVVVSATASKFAQEKTGASTNINNSQMMNLPTVSRSITDITRLSPYGGNGMSFVGTDGRTANFTVDGANFNNNFGLSSALPGGGNPISIEAIEELQVVIAPYDVRQTNFIGGGVNAITKSGTNTFKGSAYVYHRNENMRGDAVEGFQIPGAREKDRKTTYGFTLGGPIIKNKLFFFVNGETEKVPTVANRWRASEDGVANVQEYISRTTAKDLQTVSDFVNQKYGYNTGSYTSFPADISNTKLLARLDWNITDQHRLALRYNYTKNMTWRSPNASSMDGGTRMSEGRLSQASMAYANTMYSMDNLVHSFSFDLNSRLTENLSNQLLATYSKLDDLRSSNSSEFPFIDILKGGQAYLSLGYELFTWNNAVHNDVWNVKDELTYYAGKHKITGGLAYEYKMADNAYMRNGTGYYRYSSLDDFINGAAPEIVNLTYGYDGESAPAARVRSNKISVYGQDEWSVMDNFKLVYGLRIDNLSFVNSDLITNKAIYDLDYDGRRIDTGKWPSANWIFSPRVGFTWDVLGDKSLKVRGGTGLFAGNLPLVFFTNMPTNGGMVQYQAQINAANAAKRGFDMDTFAGGLVTDANGKATQKALYDKLISLGYPSTIKPEDGTVPSAIAAVSENFKLPQVWKASVAIDYQVPVSFPFTLSGEFIYNKTLNETSISDWSIPSVGGFARLNGVDNRPIYPTGFRTNTKAFVLENTSRGYGWTANLTANVQPADWVSLMAAYTHNVAKSVTGMPGSNAESAFTYVPTVEGPNHIKLHNSQYNTPDRLVASATIHDKSGNHYSLFYEGWRGGANYSFMTTNDMNGDGYNYDAIYIPTDQQVADKQFRFVSEDDKTRFMDYVHANGYLSKHQGEYAEAYALYSPWVHRIDFAYKHDFKLNVGKTKHGLQLSFDIKNLLNLFDSKWGVAKYLNPAIGSDARILKYEGVDTDGVAKFSTPKSINGNTETFTPSYSIGQCWYMSVGIKYTFN from the coding sequence ATGCAGAAAAAAATTGTTTTTCTGATGTCCATGATGATGTGTTTGTGCACATCAATGATGGCACAGGTTACAACTTCCGCAATGAGTGGTAAGGTTACCCTTGAGGGAACCGGCGAAGAACTCATTGGTGCGACCGTACAGGCGGTACACGAGCCTTCTGGAACTACCTATTCGGCAGTGACCAACGTGAACGGACGTTTTAACATTCAGGGTATGCGTACAGGTGGTCCTTATGCCGTTACGGTGAGCTATGTGGGACACCAGACGAAGACTTACAAGGATATCACGCTTCAGTTGGGTGAGGTGTATAACCTTGGCGTGACCCTTTCGGAAGATGCCGCCATGCTGGGCGAGGTCGTTGTCAGTGCAACGGCTTCCAAGTTCGCGCAAGAGAAGACTGGAGCTTCGACCAACATCAACAATTCGCAGATGATGAATCTGCCTACGGTGAGCCGCAGCATCACCGACATCACGCGTCTTTCTCCTTATGGAGGCAATGGCATGAGCTTTGTCGGAACGGATGGTCGTACGGCCAACTTCACCGTGGATGGTGCCAACTTCAACAACAACTTTGGTTTGTCATCGGCTCTTCCCGGTGGTGGCAACCCCATCTCCATCGAAGCTATTGAAGAGTTGCAGGTGGTGATTGCCCCCTACGATGTGCGCCAAACCAACTTCATCGGTGGTGGTGTGAATGCCATTACCAAGTCGGGTACCAATACTTTCAAGGGCAGTGCGTACGTTTATCACAGAAATGAGAACATGCGTGGCGATGCTGTCGAAGGATTCCAAATACCCGGTGCGCGCGAGAAAGATCGCAAGACTACCTACGGTTTTACGTTGGGTGGCCCGATTATCAAGAATAAGTTGTTCTTCTTCGTGAACGGTGAAACTGAAAAGGTTCCTACGGTGGCTAACCGTTGGAGAGCCTCTGAGGACGGTGTGGCCAACGTTCAAGAGTATATTTCACGTACAACAGCCAAGGATTTGCAGACCGTTTCTGACTTTGTGAACCAGAAATATGGATACAACACCGGTTCGTACACCAGCTTCCCCGCTGACATCAGCAATACCAAGCTGTTGGCACGCTTAGACTGGAATATCACAGACCAGCACCGTTTGGCTCTGCGTTACAACTACACCAAGAACATGACCTGGCGCTCGCCTAACGCATCGTCTATGGATGGCGGCACACGTATGTCGGAAGGCCGTCTGTCACAGGCTTCCATGGCGTATGCTAATACCATGTATTCGATGGACAACCTGGTACACTCGTTCTCGTTCGACTTGAACAGTCGCTTGACAGAGAATCTTTCTAACCAGTTGTTGGCAACCTATTCAAAGTTGGACGACTTGCGTAGTTCTAATTCATCGGAATTCCCCTTCATCGATATCTTGAAAGGCGGACAGGCTTACCTGTCGTTGGGTTACGAGCTGTTTACATGGAACAATGCCGTTCATAACGATGTTTGGAACGTGAAGGACGAGCTGACTTACTATGCAGGAAAGCATAAAATCACCGGTGGACTGGCCTACGAATACAAGATGGCGGACAATGCCTACATGCGTAATGGTACAGGCTACTATCGCTATAGCAGTTTGGACGATTTCATCAATGGTGCCGCTCCCGAGATTGTGAACCTCACTTACGGCTACGATGGCGAGAGTGCGCCGGCCGCTCGTGTACGCAGCAACAAGATTTCTGTTTACGGACAGGATGAATGGTCGGTGATGGACAACTTCAAGTTGGTTTATGGTCTGCGCATTGACAATCTCTCATTCGTCAACAGCGACCTGATCACCAACAAGGCTATCTATGACCTTGATTACGATGGGCGCCGCATTGATACGGGCAAGTGGCCTTCAGCCAACTGGATATTCTCACCCCGTGTAGGATTTACCTGGGATGTCTTGGGTGACAAGTCGCTCAAGGTGCGTGGCGGTACGGGCCTCTTTGCCGGTAACTTGCCACTGGTGTTCTTCACCAACATGCCTACCAACGGTGGTATGGTGCAGTATCAGGCACAAATTAACGCTGCCAACGCTGCCAAACGAGGCTTCGACATGGATACCTTTGCAGGCGGACTGGTGACCGATGCCAATGGCAAGGCCACGCAGAAAGCGCTCTATGACAAACTGATTTCTTTGGGCTATCCTTCTACTATCAAACCCGAGGACGGAACAGTTCCATCTGCTATCGCTGCCGTGTCAGAAAACTTTAAGTTGCCACAGGTATGGAAAGCATCCGTGGCTATCGATTATCAAGTACCAGTATCGTTCCCATTCACCTTGTCGGGTGAGTTTATTTACAACAAGACGCTTAACGAAACCTCCATCTCAGATTGGAGTATTCCTTCTGTAGGCGGGTTCGCTCGATTGAATGGTGTGGACAACCGTCCTATTTATCCTACGGGATTCCGTACAAACACCAAGGCTTTTGTCTTGGAGAATACCAGTCGCGGCTATGGTTGGACGGCTAACTTAACCGCCAATGTACAACCGGCAGATTGGGTTAGCTTGATGGCTGCCTATACGCACAACGTGGCTAAGAGTGTGACGGGCATGCCAGGTTCTAACGCAGAGTCGGCATTCACCTACGTTCCAACTGTGGAGGGACCGAACCACATCAAGTTGCACAACTCGCAATACAACACGCCCGACCGATTGGTGGCATCGGCTACCATCCACGACAAGAGCGGTAATCACTATAGTTTGTTCTATGAAGGATGGAGAGGTGGAGCCAACTACTCGTTCATGACCACCAATGATATGAACGGTGACGGATACAATTATGACGCCATCTACATTCCTACCGATCAGCAAGTGGCCGACAAGCAATTCCGTTTCGTATCGGAAGACGACAAAACTCGTTTCATGGACTATGTGCATGCAAATGGTTATCTGAGCAAACATCAAGGAGAATATGCCGAGGCTTATGCGCTTTACTCTCCTTGGGTGCATCGCATTGACTTCGCTTACAAGCACGATTTCAAACTCAACGTAGGGAAGACAAAGCATGGTTTGCAGCTGAGCTTCGACATTAAGAACCTGCTCAACCTCTTTGACTCAAAGTGGGGTGTGGCCAAATACTTGAATCCAGCCATCGGTTCGGATGCCCGTATCCTCAAATACGAGGGTGTTGACACAGACGGTGTGGCTAAGTTCTCTACGCCAAAATCCATCAATGGCAACACAGAAACGTTCACACCGAGCTATTCTATCGGCCAGTGCTGGTACATGTCGGTGGGTATCAAGTATACGTTCAACTAA
- a CDS encoding BACON domain-containing protein: MKLKYIIPSFIAVIAMFTGCSDDNEPTYLSNLKVSSSYVAFDVKGGTQKITVTATEDWSMDFMVPVKADSLDDEKGIVKYNVPTSQMATKENSWIKVSQLSGGAGTTDISFTVGATTATRSVTIRIKAGDKYQNIIVAQVDDSPTPVSTVKDVLKGVDSKTYRVKGLCGKIINTSYGNWYMVDGEGNELYIYGTKDASGAYNWKKFNIAPGDLVTVEGARTTYKSTVEIVDATFISVKKALLLSKETNKTIDKEGKPFNITITQKGEGLSFKSDVDWMAIEPGYTVNKKGDLVFTVNPSENATGKKREGTLTFKSTKGKEESVLTVSIIQLGTTPVTTGGIAGISSAISASTDRNKQVNFDVMLTDAKVTYKNGSNIFVEDATGGLLLYSGNSSLAVGDVINGRVWGAGYAYNGLPEATSLQTELAKVTKGDAPKPTEVTLAQLAADYGKYINRYILIKDATVGKTIDVKYSGVKSAGELTDGTNTFALNHQRTGKYKGKNIYYYVQAAKDSKVNVVCIPSVYKTKKQLNIWDKRWIRNK; this comes from the coding sequence ATGAAACTAAAATATATCATTCCATCGTTCATCGCAGTCATTGCCATGTTTACAGGCTGCTCGGACGACAACGAACCCACCTATCTGAGCAACTTGAAGGTATCTTCTTCTTATGTGGCTTTCGACGTGAAAGGTGGAACGCAGAAGATTACCGTGACGGCTACGGAAGACTGGAGCATGGACTTCATGGTTCCGGTTAAGGCCGATTCGCTGGATGATGAAAAGGGTATCGTGAAATACAACGTGCCAACAAGTCAGATGGCAACCAAGGAAAACAGTTGGATCAAAGTGTCACAACTGAGTGGTGGCGCAGGAACTACTGACATTTCTTTCACCGTTGGCGCTACAACGGCTACGCGTTCGGTTACCATACGCATAAAAGCCGGTGACAAATATCAGAACATTATCGTTGCTCAGGTAGACGATTCTCCGACGCCAGTAAGTACTGTGAAGGACGTATTGAAGGGTGTTGACAGCAAAACCTACCGCGTGAAAGGTTTGTGTGGCAAAATCATTAACACCTCATACGGCAACTGGTACATGGTAGATGGTGAGGGCAACGAGCTCTATATCTATGGTACAAAGGACGCATCAGGCGCTTATAACTGGAAGAAGTTCAATATCGCTCCTGGTGATCTTGTCACTGTTGAAGGTGCCAGGACAACCTATAAGTCGACTGTTGAGATTGTGGATGCCACATTTATTTCAGTGAAGAAGGCGCTCTTGCTCAGCAAAGAGACCAACAAAACCATCGACAAGGAAGGCAAACCGTTCAACATCACTATCACACAGAAAGGCGAAGGATTGAGTTTCAAGTCGGATGTCGACTGGATGGCGATAGAGCCAGGCTACACAGTCAACAAGAAGGGTGACTTGGTGTTTACCGTCAACCCTTCTGAGAACGCGACAGGTAAGAAACGTGAAGGCACACTTACGTTCAAGAGTACCAAGGGAAAGGAAGAGTCAGTGTTGACAGTTTCTATCATTCAGCTGGGTACTACTCCTGTCACCACAGGCGGTATCGCTGGAATTTCATCTGCAATATCAGCCAGTACCGATAGAAATAAGCAGGTAAACTTCGATGTTATGCTCACCGATGCTAAGGTAACCTACAAGAATGGCAGCAACATTTTCGTCGAGGACGCAACAGGTGGCTTGCTACTTTACAGTGGCAATTCAAGTCTTGCTGTGGGTGATGTCATCAATGGACGTGTGTGGGGTGCTGGCTATGCGTACAACGGACTTCCTGAAGCCACGTCGTTGCAAACCGAATTGGCCAAAGTTACCAAGGGTGATGCACCCAAACCTACGGAAGTGACGCTTGCACAGCTTGCGGCTGACTACGGAAAATACATCAACCGTTATATTCTCATCAAAGACGCTACCGTGGGTAAGACCATTGACGTGAAGTACTCGGGCGTGAAAAGTGCAGGTGAGTTGACAGATGGCACAAACACTTTTGCCTTGAACCATCAACGAACAGGCAAGTACAAAGGTAAGAATATTTACTATTATGTGCAGGCTGCCAAGGACAGTAAGGTGAATGTTGTTTGCATCCCTTCTGTTTACAAGACGAAAAAACAATTGAATATCTGGGACAAGAGATGGATTCGTAATAAGTAA
- a CDS encoding ABC transporter substrate-binding protein has product MKKLLLLAVLLISLVACQQSTAERQQVTKAQREKLRQENAEALKIAVLPTLDCLPLYVAQELRLFDTLHVDVRLKPFTAQMDADTAIVGGSVEGIMSDLVRMERLKRKGLKLDYLSATNLQWQLISNKTARLKKLNQLGDKMVAMTRFSGTDYLTDESLKGVKTKSRVYKVQINDVHVRLHMLLNNEMDAMWLTEPQATTARLYHHQVMTESEKTGTRLGVLAFRTDSIKGQHRTAQLKAFNSAYNMAVDSINKHGVQHFSSLICSYCNTDQRTVNALPKLKFNHLSKPDPKDIEKAQRYVK; this is encoded by the coding sequence ATGAAAAAGTTATTGCTTTTAGCCGTGCTGCTCATCTCGCTGGTTGCTTGCCAACAGTCTACAGCAGAGCGCCAACAAGTGACGAAGGCTCAACGTGAAAAGTTGCGTCAGGAGAATGCCGAGGCGTTGAAGATTGCCGTGCTACCAACGCTCGATTGCCTTCCATTGTATGTGGCCCAAGAGCTGCGACTGTTTGATACGCTGCATGTAGATGTCAGGCTTAAGCCCTTTACGGCGCAGATGGATGCCGACACAGCCATTGTCGGTGGCAGCGTAGAGGGCATCATGTCCGACCTTGTGCGCATGGAACGGCTGAAACGAAAGGGTCTCAAGCTGGATTATCTCAGTGCCACCAATCTGCAATGGCAGCTCATCAGCAACAAAACGGCGCGCTTGAAGAAGCTCAATCAGTTGGGTGATAAGATGGTAGCCATGACCCGTTTTTCGGGCACCGACTACCTCACCGACGAGAGTCTCAAAGGGGTGAAAACCAAATCCAGGGTCTATAAGGTACAGATTAATGATGTGCATGTACGTTTGCACATGTTACTCAACAACGAGATGGATGCCATGTGGCTGACTGAGCCGCAGGCAACAACCGCGCGACTGTATCATCATCAGGTGATGACGGAGAGCGAAAAGACGGGCACTCGATTGGGTGTGTTGGCCTTTCGCACCGATTCCATCAAGGGACAGCATCGCACCGCGCAGCTCAAAGCGTTCAACAGTGCGTACAACATGGCTGTAGATTCTATCAACAAGCATGGCGTTCAGCACTTTTCCTCGTTGATATGTTCGTATTGCAACACCGATCAAAGAACGGTGAACGCCTTGCCTAAACTGAAATTCAACCACCTTTCTAAGCCCGACCCCAAAGATATTGAAAAAGCTCAACGCTATGTAAAATAG
- a CDS encoding response regulator transcription factor — protein sequence MTEGKIINGRPQLAIIDSNTLAVLGLKQILQNVMPVMDVTTFGSFEELTECAVDSFFHYFVSMSIVLEHRQFFLDRQKKTIVLAASTDPSTQLSGFHSLCVNVPEEQLVRSLLMLEQNAHGGGQRFPSTLKTLKTKILSDREIEVLSLIVQGYINKEIADQLNIGMTTVITHRKNIMDKLGVKSVSALTIYAVMHGYVDINKI from the coding sequence ATGACGGAAGGAAAGATTATCAATGGGCGTCCTCAACTGGCCATCATTGATTCCAACACGCTGGCTGTGTTGGGATTGAAGCAGATTTTACAGAATGTGATGCCGGTCATGGACGTAACCACGTTCGGCTCGTTTGAAGAGCTGACCGAATGTGCAGTAGACTCTTTTTTCCATTACTTTGTGTCGATGAGCATTGTGTTGGAACATCGTCAGTTCTTCCTTGACCGACAAAAAAAGACGATTGTCTTGGCTGCTTCCACTGATCCCTCCACCCAACTTTCTGGTTTTCATAGTCTTTGTGTCAATGTTCCGGAAGAGCAGTTGGTGCGTTCGTTGTTGATGTTGGAACAAAATGCTCATGGCGGGGGACAGCGTTTCCCGTCTACACTGAAAACACTGAAGACCAAAATTCTGTCTGATCGAGAGATTGAAGTGTTGTCACTCATTGTTCAGGGATATATTAATAAGGAGATAGCTGACCAATTGAACATTGGCATGACAACGGTTATCACGCATCGTAAGAACATCATGGACAAGCTGGGGGTGAAGAGTGTTTCGGCTCTCACCATCTATGCCGTGATGCATGGGTATGTAGATATCAACAAAATATAA